The DNA window tCTGCAGACCGCGCGCGAGGATGTCACCCGCCTGACGGGCGAGGTGCGCGTGATCGTGATCACCGTTAGGCACCTCATCTACATCTGGTACGAAGATCAGCAGCAGTTTGTGCGCTGTGTGTTCCCTAAGGCGAACCACCTGGAGGTGGAGAACATGATGTGGTGCGGGGACAGTGtgctggtactgctgctgggccaTCTGTACCGTGGCACGCTGACGCACCAAGTGTTGCGCTCGGAACGGTCCCATCACAGTGACTCGATGAAGATGTTCTTCCGACGGAGTGACGTATGCGAATCGTTGAAAACCCGCATCGAGCTGCAACGCATTCCAAATCTGACCCATGTGAGGGATTTTGTGTGCCATGAGGGGACCGAAAACTATGCGGCACTGATCGAACACTCGCGGCGGACGTTGGAGGTGCCAGAGTGGAAGCCGCGGTGCACCGGATTCGAATCACTGCTGGCCGCTGCGTCGCCGGACGATGCCGTGCACGATGTGGTGCTGTGCGTCGAGGGAAACCAGTTTGCCGCACACCGGTTCATTGTGTACCACCGCTGGGAGTTTTTGCGACGGCTGTTGCAAGCGAGCCCCACGTGCCAGGAGTTCGATCTGATGCAGTGTGGCATCGATGGGCTAACCGTGGACGCATTTAAGCTAGCCATGCGCTACATCTACACCAACCGGTACGTTGGGCGCGAGGACATTTTACGGCAGCTCAGGAAACCGGGCGAAAAACCGGGCGATCCGAAACCGGGAGCCATCGCGGAGCTATGCAACCAGCTACGTGGGGTCTTTGAACGCTTGGAGCTCAGTCGGTTGGCGGAAATGCTTGAACGGTAAGCATTTTGTCATTCAAAcacttgtttttattttgtattttggaAGTAAGGAAACGTAATTACGCGCTCTGTGTGGGACTCTCCTTCGCTACCAAGGATATAACCACTAAAACCCAACTTGGTTCTCCATCCTAGCCCTTACGGAACTACCGTCACCGGTTTTACTTCGGAAGGGGGGACTAGGGCTAGTCCTCATTTGTCATTTAACAAAGAAAGAAGCACTCCTGTGCTGTTTGCCCTCACTTCCGGTCGGCAGGTGCGGTAGGCGCCGCTAACGTCTGCGCCGCCGGCTAATGGAGCTCTCGTCGCCATTCATCGAGCACTGTCGCTGTGATGGCTGCAACACTGCCTCACTCACCCGCTCACTGCCTCGAACGCTCTCTCATTGCCATACATACCTTGGGCGATGATCTCCACAGTGAGTCCATCTCCGACCCTATCCTGCATTTGTCTTCGATCGTCTTCGAACCGGGGGCAATCCAAAAAGGCATGCTTCGACGACTCCACAACGCCCTCACGTCTCGGACATTGCGGCAACCGAGCTCTCCCTATCTTCCTATTCAAACACCCGTAGAAATGCCTGAACTTCCTTCATTTAACTTTGTGATCGGCAGAAGCGTCGCGGAAAGAAAAGAGCATTAGACGAGACCACGTCGGGCACGTCTGCTCGGCTCCAGGCGTCTCTGAGAAAGTGTTGAATTACTACTAGTCGAAGGAGCGGAGAAAATGTTCAATGAGTACTAGTCGAAGGAGCGTCGtttgctcgaccgtgctgctagactgctcgaattcgagTTCGCGGACTATTGCAAAAAATGACCGTTACTGGTGAGATCGCTACAcacctttcttttttgtgtcctCGTTTCATGGAACACCATGGAAAGGTGACAATCACGACGGCCCGTGATCCGTGATCGCAGCAAACTTTAGCAGTCGCTTTTCCTCTTAACAAATTCGGAACCCAACATCGAAGGCTTTGTCTAACTCTGCTCTCTGATGGTCGTCGGTTTATTTGCAGCATTTACAGTCCATCCAGCGGTTTGCTAGCGTATGACCCACCGGAGGAGCCATTCCCAGCGCTGCCCTTCGATTCGTACCGAGAGCTGTACGACCTTACGATCCTGCTACAGGGCGGTGAAACGCTACGGGTACACCGATGTGTGCTGGTGGCCCGCCTGGAATACTTCGCAGTGATGTTCGCCCACAATTGGGGCGAAAACCGCACGACTGTTGACCTGCACACGATACCCCACAGCACGATGAAGCTGATCGTAACGTTTCTGTATGACCACGATCCGTATCAGTTCGAGGCGATGGCCGACATGTCGCTGAAATATTTGCTCCCAACTTGTGATCAGTTCTTTGTGGAAGACTTGAAGCGTTTGCTGGAGACACTCCTGGTCGACAAAGTGAACCTGTACAATGTGACCTGTAACCTGGAGTTTGCCTGCCAATTCAATTGCGAGCTATTGAAGGGCGCCTGCCTGCAAATGATTAGCACGAATCTCGATCGGCTGCTCGAGGGCCACCTGCTAGAGAGCCTCGCACCGAACTTGCTGGAGCAGATCGGCACGTTCTACCGGAAGCACTACAATTTGGACAGTTACCAAACGATCACACCGTTCTCGGATgcgatcgacgacgaggatcTCGACCAGTTAGTACACGAGTTTGACGTCCAGCTAGAGGAAAAGCCATTGGACGCGAGGGCGGAAAAAGGTCACGTGTCACgatcgcagcagcaaaagctcAGCTTGGAGAAGGAAGCGATACCTAACCTGCAGCCACCCTCGCTGGACCagcagtgtgtgtgggatTGTGGCAATTTAATCTTTAAGTTAGATGACCTTTAGCGTCACGCTGTACAAGTGTTGGTGTCTATT is part of the Anopheles cruzii unplaced genomic scaffold, idAnoCruzAS_RS32_06 scaffold01708_ctg1, whole genome shotgun sequence genome and encodes:
- the LOC128276602 gene encoding inhibitor of Bruton tyrosine kinase-like, which translates into the protein MEFTSNTDDYECTAKCNHGNAITAALTKRSVPDKQLAAFVAKTCRNFANVIDEYGRSALQMAASVDRDVLVEWLINQGANIAQKDTESGYTALHWALYCGSVASAVRLVKHGAPLDTPNYNFVNPLQLCSSGKRLPVCDTEVVVWGKNKNYNLGIDSLRDRERPGFIDCFLEDNIRIKRVAISAYHSVFLPPDSKEVYVVGYGVGGRLGMEGEYTVTRPQRLPVPASQNTTILDVSAGKYHTLLLRDDNRIFACGENKHCQLGISPPPEKQLTFRDISERSVLYKNTIARVIAKDYHSIAVGIHDVYVWGLNGGQFGLECEAQGEVFVQPKALVLPGKRDATVVLVESSNAAIAVWTFPPCLYILSDFDVKVFKNPLEEQIKQLSVAGGDLQTAREDVTRLTGEVRVIVITVRHLIYIWYEDQQQFVRCVFPKANHLEVENMMWCGDSVLVLLLGHLYRGTLTHQVLRSERSHHSDSMKMFFRRSDVCESLKTRIELQRIPNLTHVRDFVCHEGTENYAALIEHSRRTLEVPEWKPRCTGFESLLAAASPDDAVHDVVLCVEGNQFAAHRFIVYHRWEFLRRLLQASPTCQEFDLMQCGIDGLTVDAFKLAMRYIYTNRYVGREDILRQLRKPGEKPGDPKPGAIAELCNQLRGVFERLELSRLAEMLERIYSPSSGLLAYDPPEEPFPALPFDSYRELYDLTILLQGGETLRVHRCVLVARLEYFAVMFAHNWGENRTTVDLHTIPHSTMKLIVTFLYDHDPYQFEAMADMSLKYLLPTCDQFFVEDLKRLLETLLVDKVNLYNVTCNLEFACQFNCELLKGACLQMISTNLDRLLEGHLLESLAPNLLEQIGTFYRKHYNLDSYQTITPFSDAIDDEDLDQLVHEFDVQLEEKPLDARAEKGHVSRSQQQKLSLEKEAIPNLQPPSLDQ